In the Bacilli bacterium PM5-9 genome, one interval contains:
- a CDS encoding hypothetical protein (product_source=Hypo-rule applied; cath_funfam=3.80.10.10; cleavage_site_network=SignalP-noTM; superfamily=69304), whose product MKKIICLIMLIVCSGCFFNSDNTAKENNYDIKDADAAYLYTGYNKKSKILITKENEVKDEIVIKRGYANGLNNLQYNSELNNFYFTFVRHDKMESGLDEVAEVNASTKETTYIKFDDNDGIGDINDMLIADNKIYVIGGFGKLARYDLITKKKEYFSDKLSATNILCVYKDNIYTIVSDISNENDIYHLVELNFKTKKIKKIFSYSDENSIEDLCFLNNKIYFILSKFHWNKNDELIYDDAFLYNIDMKNNNTNFLKLKNKYAKEIINIDNYLYISHYDEDFFDKNAISMFNIKTKKLKSITTKESPIYIGAIKKDLISYEVKDYDNEGIYNIYNYKNLKKEGEYILNDDKNLFFRSFVEITK is encoded by the coding sequence GTGAAGAAAATTATTTGTTTAATAATGTTAATTGTTTGTAGTGGGTGTTTCTTTAATAGTGATAATACAGCTAAAGAAAATAATTATGATATAAAAGATGCTGATGCTGCATATTTATATACTGGATATAATAAAAAATCAAAAATATTGATTACAAAAGAAAATGAGGTTAAAGATGAGATAGTTATCAAAAGAGGATATGCAAATGGGTTAAACAATTTGCAATATAACAGTGAGCTTAATAATTTTTATTTTACTTTTGTTAGACATGATAAAATGGAAAGTGGATTAGATGAAGTCGCAGAAGTTAATGCAAGTACAAAAGAAACGACTTACATTAAATTTGATGATAATGATGGTATAGGTGACATTAATGATATGTTAATTGCAGATAACAAAATTTATGTCATTGGTGGTTTTGGAAAGCTTGCAAGATATGATTTAATTACAAAAAAGAAAGAATATTTTAGTGATAAACTTTCTGCAACGAATATTTTATGTGTATATAAAGATAATATTTATACTATTGTTTCTGATATTTCTAATGAAAATGATATTTATCATTTAGTTGAACTGAATTTTAAAACAAAAAAAATAAAAAAAATATTTTCTTATAGTGATGAAAACTCCATTGAAGATTTGTGCTTTTTGAATAATAAAATATATTTTATTTTAAGTAAATTTCATTGGAATAAGAATGATGAATTAATATATGATGATGCATTTTTGTATAATATTGACATGAAAAATAATAATACTAATTTTTTAAAATTAAAAAATAAATATGCGAAAGAAATAATCAATATAGATAATTATTTATATATTAGTCATTATGATGAAGATTTTTTTGATAAAAACGCTATTAGTATGTTTAATATTAAAACAAAAAAATTAAAATCAATTACTACAAAAGAAAGTCCAATATATATTGGTGCGATAAAAAAAGATTTGATAAGTTATGAAGTTAAAGACTACGATAATGAGGGTATATATAATATTTATAATTACAAAAATCTAAAAAAAGAAGGAGAATACATTCTTAATGATGATAAAAACTTGTTTTTTAGATCATTTGTTGAAATAACAAAGTAA